Proteins from a genomic interval of Trichoderma breve strain T069 chromosome 2, whole genome shotgun sequence:
- a CDS encoding cytochrome p450 domain-containing protein: protein MTTPIPKPPGLPLLGNIFDVKPSNTWDSLRKLSDKYGEIFQIKVLGQTIVFVASVALAEELCDEKRFRKYVGGPIVEIRAAVHDALFVAYDDEPSWGIAHRIIFPTLRPDAVGAHFGEMRDLATELLNNWRGLGEQNKISPVEQLNRLNLESNTYIFYGKRLNGLTGPPHPMLQAMEDSTSEAMKRPTRPGLFNWLLYGRKFKSSIKTMRDYAADVVKYRQENPTDRQDTLAAIMNTPDPETGKTLTDSQVIDEIVSMPIGSSTAPCLLAYAIYILQKNPEAIVKAREELDRVIGNGEFELEHLEQLVYVQGIMRESLRLSLAAPGFNIEPRPTEGDKSPVLLAGGKYEVAHNQAMIIVLHGVNRDPAVFEDPLAFKPERMMGEAFDNLPAGAKKWFGNGKRVCIGRYYALQWTLVLLAKMIKEFDFELVDPEYKLEMDGWFNIRPIDFYVKVKPRAL from the coding sequence ATGACGACCCCGATTCCTAAGCCACCCGGATTGCCATTGCTCGGCAACATTTTTGACGTCAAACCCAGCAATACGTGGGACTCATTAAGGAAGCTCTCCGACAAGTACGGCGAGATCTTTCAGATCAAAGTCCTTGGCCAGACCATCGTCTTTGTTGCCAGTGTGGCTCTAGCCGAGGAGCTTTGCGACGAGAAGCGATTCCGCAAGTACGTCGGTGGACCAATTGTCGAGATCCGAGCGGCAGTTCACGATGCGCTCTTCGTGGCATATGACGATGAGCCTAGCTGGGGCATCGCTCACCGAATTATCTTTCCTACGCTGAGACCCGACGCCGTGGGGGCTCATtttggagagatgagagatcTAGCCACGGAGCTCTTGAATAATTGGAGAGGCCTTGGAGAGCAGAACAAGATCTCTCCTGTAGAGCAGCTCAACAGGCTGAATCTCGAGTCCAATACCTACATCTTCTATGGCAAGCGGCTCAATGGACTCACGGGTCCTCCACACCCGATGCTCCAGGCAATGGAGGACTCTACCTCTGAAGCCATGAAGCGCCCTACACGGCCAGGCCTGTTCAACTGGCTACTGTATGGCCGCAAGTTCAAGTCGTCAATCAAAACAATGCGAGACTATGCCGCAGACGTGGTCAAATATCGCCAGGAGAACCCGACAGACCGGCAAGATACGCTGGCTGCCATAATGAACACGCCAGATCCCGAAACGGGCAAAACCCTGACTGACTCGCAAgtcattgatgagattgttTCGATGCCCATCGGCAGCAGTACAGCGCCCTGCTTGCTCGCATACGCAATCTACATTCTTCAGAAGAACCCAGAAGCCATTGTCAAGGCTCGTGAAGAGCTGGACCGGGTCATTGGCAACGGAGAGTTTGagcttgagcatcttgaGCAGCTAGTGTACGTGCAAGGAATCATGCGCGAGTCACTCCGTCTGTCCTTGGCTGCACCAGGCTTCAACATTGAGCCACGGCCAACCGAGGGGGACAAGAGCCCCGTGCTGCTCGCTGGAGGCAAATACGAGGTCGCACACAACCAAGCCATGATCATCGTCCTACACGGTGTGAACCGAGATCCAGCCGTGTTTGAGGATCCCTTGGCGTTCAAGCCTGAACGCATGATGGGCGAGGCCTTTGACAATTTGCCCGCCGGAGCCAAGAAGTGGTtcggcaatggcaagagaGTGTGCATTGGCAGATACTACGCTTTGCAGTGGACCTTGGTTCttttggccaagatgattaAGGAGTTTGATTTCGAGTTGGTGGATCCAGAGTAtaagctggagatggacggATGGTTTAATATTCGGCCCATTGACTTTTACGTCAAGGTGAAGCCGAGGGCTCTCTGA
- a CDS encoding fungal specific transcription factor domain-containing protein, which yields MASAPLGGAASVATAAAAAAGPGTGSAGSAVALTTSPESASTSQPGSPTASTPPPQQSLGAAATSFHHHPRGRLVSRACDRCRRRKAKCEYLSAVDSCTHCRDAHVQCTFDLPLARRGPKARKKSDQPGQPPPDPSSLSTGARGSGQMPPPLNFSGPAAGGLQPFNSSSLSPETAWEPVEPLSIENGLPRQPLGDLPGLSTIQNISTRQRWLHLAHAMTLRNTTLERVSKRCIDLFFDYLYPLTPLVYEPALRDVLAYIFSQPLPGMNQPSPLSQLTPDPTTGTTPISSAESWTGFGQPSGSRIVGSRLAPWVDSTFTLVTAVCAEAAFMLPKDIFPEGESVSEIFLEASRDCLHQHLEADLENPTANSIAIRYFHSNCLHAAGKPKYSWHIFGEAIRLAQVMHLHEEASLEGLVPIEAEFRRRCFWILYLGDKSAAILNNRPITIHKYCFDTGITTLYPSGIEDEFLNTASEPPRKSFISGFNANVRLWQSAADLLLEIRVLQDQMMQHFRGSMPPNHVLPSADRQHLDSLYVRFITCLDDLPPYLQSCTLAMAAMAEGNGSAESKQYVIQCINLQVTFHCLRMVITQKFEDLSYFAPGVEQADLRKSEIVRDMLRVMNEAPFWGLQANGEPNVEKIRLIGASLLAIIHRNQDSPLATRARSDFTVLLDILTRLDSKASDQLRNTSNTVVG from the exons ATGGCCAGCGCACCGCTAGGGGGAGCAGCATCAGtggcgacagcagcagcagcagcagcaggtccAG GCACAGGCTCAGCAGGCTCAGCAGTCGCGCTCACCACCTCGCCCGAGTCGGCCTCAACCTCCCAGCCCGGCTCACCAACGGCCTCAACACCGCCGCCTCAGCAGTCACTTGGAGCGGCTGCAACCTCGTTCCACCACCATCCACGAGGCCGTCTGGTGAGCAGAGCTTGCGATCGATGCCGTCGGCGCAAGGCCAAG TGCGAATACCTCAGCGCCGTCGATAGCTGCACGCACTGCCGCGATGCCCACGTGCAGTGCACTTTCGACTTGCCACTGGCCCGACGCGGTCCCAAAgccaggaagaagagcgatCAGCCCGGCCAGCCACCTCCAGACCcgagctctctctccaccggGGCTCGTGGATCCGgccagatgccgccgccgttgaACTTCTCCGGCCCCGCAGCAGGTGGACTGCAGCCCTTCAACTCGTCCTCGCTCTCGCCCGAGACGGCGTGGGAGCCCGTCGAGCCTCTCAGCATCGAGAATGGCCTGCCACGGCAGCCGCTGGGCGACCTGCCCGGCCTCTCCACAATTCAGAACATCTCGACTCGCCAGCGGTGGCTACACCTCGCCCACGCAATGACGTTGCGCAACACGACGCTAGAACGGGTCTCGAAGCGATGTAtcgacctcttcttcgacTACCTCTATCCTCTCACCCCCCTGGTGTACGAGCCTGCCCTCCGGGACGTCCTTGCATACATCTTCTCGCAGCCCTTGCCCGGCATGAACCAACCATCGCCGCTGTCCCAGCTCACGCCAGACCCGACCACTGGCACCACCCCCATCAGTTCTGCCGAGTCGTGGACGGGCTTTGGCCAGCCCAGCGGCTCCAGGATCGTTGGCAGCAGGTTGGCTCCTTGGGTCGACTCGACCTTCACCCTGGTCACGGCCGTCTGCGCAGAGGCAGCATTCATGCTACCCAAGGACATTTTCCCCGAAGGAGAATCCGTCTCGGAAATCTTTCTCGAGGCCTCTCGCGACTGCCTTCACCAGCATCTCGAGGCCGACCTGGAGAATCCGACGGCCAACTCGATTGCCATCCGCTACTTCCACTCCAACTGCCTCCACGCCGCGGGGAAGCCGAAATACTCGTGGCACATCTTTGGCGAGGCCATCCGCCTGGCACAGGTCATGCACCTCCACGAGGAGGCTTCGCTCGAGGGGCTCGTCCCCATCGAGGCAGAGTTCCGGCGCCGTTGCTTCTGGATCTTGTATCTGGGCGACAAGTCCGCCGCCATACTCAATAACCgtcccatcaccatccacaAGTACTGTTTCGACACGGGTATTACTACCCTTTACCCGTCTGGTATTGAGGATGAGTTTCTGAACACGGCTTCCGAGCCGCCCAGAAAAAGCTTTATTTCCGGGTTCAACGCAAACGTGCGGCTGTGGCAGTCCGCCGCCgatctgctgctggaaatCCGGGTGCTTCAGGACCAGATGATGCAGCATTTTAGGGGCAGCATGCCCCCCAACCACGTTCTGCCATCTGCCGACAGGCAGCACCTCGACTCCCTCTATGTCAGGTTCATCACCTGCTTGGACGACCTCCCGCCGTACCTCCAGTCATGCACGCTagccatggcagcaatggccgAGGGCAACGGGTCGGCCGAGTCCAAGCAGTACGTGATCCAATGCATTAACCTGCAGGTGACGTTTCACTGTCTGCGCATGGTGATTACGCAGAAATTCGAAGATTTGTCTTATTTTGCTCCTGGCGTTGAGCAGGCCGATTTGAGGAAGTCAGAGATTGTACGAGACATGTTGAGAGTGATGAATGAAGCGCCCTTTTGGGGCCTCCAGGCCAATGGCGAGCCGAAT GTGGAAAAGATTCGCCTTATCGGAGCTAGTTTGTTAGCCATTATCCATCGGAACCAGGATTCACCCCTGGCGACGCGAGCTAGAAGTGACTTTACGGTGCTCTTGGATATTCTCACGCGGCTGGACTCCAAGGCCTCGGATCAGCTTAGGAACACGTCTAATACCGTTGTTGGCTAA
- a CDS encoding glycosyl hydrolase family 1 domain-containing protein has product MSESLSLPNDFEWGFATAAYQIEGAVKEGGRGPSIWDTYCHLEPSRTNGANGDVACDHYHRYDEDFDLLTKYGAKAYRFSLSWSRIIPLGGRLDPINEEGIQFYSDLIDALLKRGVTPWVTLYHWDLPQALHDRYARLCFERFGDRVKNWITINEPWIQSIYGYATGSNAPGRSSINKHSTEGDTTTEPWLAGKAQIMSHARAVAVYSKDFRASQKGQIGISLNGDYYEPWDSSDPRDKEAAERRMEFHIGWYANPIFLKKDYPASMRKQLGDRLPALTPADFAILNAGVTDFYGMNYYTSQFARHYEGPVPKTDFLGAIHEHQENKDGSPVGEESGIFWLRSCPDMFRKHLARVHGLYGKPIYITENGCPCPGEDKMTCEEAINDPFRIQYFDSHLDSISKAISQDGVVVKGYFAWALLDNLEWSDGYGPRFGVTYTDYTTLKRTPKKSALVLKDMFADRQRVKVAA; this is encoded by the exons ATGTCCGAGTCGCTATCTCTGCCCAACGATTTCGAATGGGGCTTCGCTACGGCCGCCTACCAGATCGAAGGGGCTGTAAAAGAAGGGGGCCGTGGGCCGTCCATCTGGGACACGTACTGTCACTTGGAACCCTCTCGCACCAACGGCGCCAACGGCGATGTTGCCTGCGATCACTATCATCGCTAcgatgaagactttgatcTCTTGACCAAGTACGGCGCCAAGGCCTACCGCTTTTCCCTGTCATGGTCGCGCATCATCCCTCTTGGTGGCAGACTTGATCCCATCAACGAGGAGGGGATTCAGTTCTACAGCGATCTGATCGATGCCTTGTTGAAGCGGGGAGTTACCCCTTGGGTGACTCTATACCACTGGGATCTTCCCCAGGCCCTTCACGACAG GTATGCGAGGTTGTGCTTTGAGCGCTTTGGAGACCGAGTCAAGAACTGGATCACCATCAACGAGCCGTGGATCCAGTCCATCTAC GGCTATGCCACCGGCAGCAACGCTCCCGGCAGGAGCAGCATTAACAAGCACTCCACCGAGGGCGACACAACTACTGAGCCATGGCTCGCTGGAAAAGCCCAGATCATGAGCCATGCTCGCGCCGTGGCCGTCTACAGCAAAGACTTTCGCGCTTCTCAAAAGGGGCAGATCGGCATCTCGCTCAACGGCGACTACTATGAGCCTTGGGACAGCAGCGATCCCAGAGACAAGGAGGCTGCGGAGCGACGCATGGAATTCCACATTGGGTGGTATGCGAATCCAATCTT cttgaagaaggactATCCGGCTTCCATGAGAAAGCAGCTGGGCGACAGGCTCCCTGCTCTCACTCCTGCGGActttgccattctcaacGCCGGAGTGACTGATTTCTACGGCATGAACTACTACACCTCCCAGTTCGCCCGCCACTATGAAGGCCCCGTCCCCAAGACAGACTTCCTCGGCGCCATCCATGAGCACCAGGAGAACAAGGACGGCAGCCCTGTCGGCGAGGAGAGCGGCATCTTCTGGCTGCGCTCCTGCCCGGACATGTTCCGAAAGCACCTCGCCAGAGTCCATGGCCTGTACGGCAAGCCCATCTACATCACCGAGAACGGCTGCCCGTGCCCCGGAGAGGACAAGATGACGTGCGAGGAGGCCATCAACGACCCCTTCCGCATCCAGTACTTTGACTCGCACTTGgattccatctcaaaggccaTCAGCCAGGacggcgtcgtcgtcaagGGCTACTTTGCCTGGGCTCTGCTCGATAACCTGG AATGGTCAGACGGCTACGGGCCCCGCTTCGGCGTCACCTACACAGACTACACCACCCTCAAGCGCACGCCCAAGAAGTCGGCCCTTGTGCTCAAGGACATGTTTGCAGACAGGCAAAGGGTTAAAGTAGCCGCTTGA
- a CDS encoding dolichol-phosphate mannosyltransferase subunit 3 (DPM3) domain-containing protein: protein MTRAQQTISIGLLVSSLYFALFLELIPLPPLVQQEIVPVLPFWALISFGAFLLFRLGWGVFTFNDVPAAHKELMEEIELAKVDLRKLGVDVD from the exons ATGACCCGCGCGCAGCAGACTATTTCCATTGGCCTCTTGGTCTCCTCT CTCTACTTCGCTCTCTTCCTAGAGCTCAtccccctccctcctctcGTCCAACAAGAAATCGTCCCAGTG CTCCCCTTCTGGGCCCTCATTTCCTTCGGCGCgttcctcctcttccgtcTCGGCTGGGGCGTCTTCACCTTCAACGATGTCCCCGCGGCGCACAAGGAGCtcatggaggagattgagctggccaaggtcGATCTGAGGAAGCTGGGCGTTGACGTGGACTAA
- a CDS encoding sugar transporter domain-containing protein: protein MSDDGHEKAKLESHVDFVSTAPDPQDVNAFIDDMEGQLEASGGLKTGFFHVQFSDPRHFTWLLVAFASMGGLLSGLDQSLISGANLFLPKDLDLTERQNSLVNAGMPLGAVGGALLLSPANEYCGRKWAIIISILLYTVGAALEAGSINFGMIVSGRVILGLGVGLEGGTVPVYVAETVERRIRGNLVSLYQFNIALGEVLGYAVAAIFLKVPGNWRYILGSSLLFSTIMFVGMLFLPESPRFLMHKNRILDSYKVWKRIRGTESPESREEFYIMANSVQQENTEVSEGAKNTRFPWMDFFTVPRARRALVYANIMILLGQLTGVNAIMYYMSVLMNQIGFDDEKATYMSLVGGGSLLIGTIPAIFLMETCGRRFWAIIMLPGFFIGLVLIGVAYQIPIDTNLQAAEGLYLSGLIIYMMFFGSYACLTWVVPSEVYPTYLRSYGMTTSDALLFLASFIVTYNFTAMEDAMTRTGLTLGFYGGIAFVGEIYQIFFMPETKDKTLEEIDAVFSRPTSEIVRENWAGVKETVADVCNLRFRKVFEGQMQRRKSLHEPVTA from the exons ATGTCAGACGACGGCCACGAAAAGGCGAAACTCGAGTCTCACGTAGACTTTGTTTCCACCGCGCCAGACCCACAAGATGTCAACGCCTTCATCGATGACATGGAGGGCCAGCTCGAGGCTTCGGGGGGTCTCAAGACGGGCTTCTTTCATGTGCAGTTCAGCGACCCGCGGCACTTTACATGGCTGCTCGTCGCCTTTGCTAGCATGGGCGGCCTGCTTTCTGGCCTGGACCAGAGCTTGATCTCTGGCGCCAATCTGTTTTTGCCAAAGGACTTGGACTTGACGGAGAGGCAGAATAGTTTGGTGAATGCGGGTATGCCGTTGGGTGCTGTGGGAGGCGCCTTGTTGCTGTCGCCTGCGAATGAGTACTGTGGACGCAAGTGGGCGATTATCATTTCTATTCTGCTCTACACTGTTGGTGCTGCGCTGGAAGCTGGCTCCATCAACTTTG GTATGATTGTTTCTGGTCGTGTCATTCTGGGTCTTGGTGTCGGCCTCGAGGGCGGCACTGTCCCCGTCTATGTCGCCGAGACTGTCGAGCGCCGTATTCGAGGCAACCTCGTATCGCTCTACCAGTTTAACATTGCGCTTGGAGAAGTCCTTGGATATGCTGTGGcggccatcttcctcaaggTTCCTGGCAACTGGCGCTATATCCTGGGTTCATCGCTGCTATTCTCCACCATCATGTTTGTTGG AATGCTGTTCCTACCAGAGAGCCCTCGCTTCCTCATGCACAAGAACAGAATTCTAGATTCCTACAAGGTCTGGAAGCGCATCCGTGGCACAGAGTCTCCAGAGTCCCGCGAGGAGTTTTACATCATGGCCAATTCCGTCCAGCAGGAGAACACGGAAGTCAGTGAAGGTGCCAAGAACACACGCTTCCCTTGGATGGACTTTTTCAC CGTTCCTCGTGCTCGTCGTGCTCTCGTTTACGCCAACATTATGATTCTTCTTGGACAGCTGACGGGTGTGAACGCCATCATGTACTACATGTCCGTCCTCATGAACCAGATCGGCTTTGATGACGAAAAGGCTACATACATGTCTCTTGTTGGAGGCGGATCCTTGCTTATCGGAACAATTCCCGCCATTTTCCTCATGGAAACCTGTGGCAGACGCTTTTGGGCCATCATAATGCTTCCGGGCTTCTTTATTGGCCTGGTCTTGATTGGCGTGGCGTATCAAATTCCCATCGATACCAACCTACAGGCAGCAGAGGGGCTCTATCTCAGCGGTCTCATCATTTACATGATGTTCTTTGGCTCTTATGCATGCTTAACATGGG TTGTCCCATCTGAAGTGTACCCAACCTACCTCCGAAGTTATGGCATGACCACCTCggatgctcttctcttcctcgcttcCTTTATCGTGACATACAACTTTACAGCCATGGAAGACGCCATGACCCGAACCGGCCTGACGCTGGGCTTCTACGGTGGCATTGCTTTTGTCGGCGAGATTTAccaaatcttcttcatgcctGAGACAAAGGATAAGACTCTTGAGGAGATTGACGCTGTATTTTCGCGCCCTACCTCAGAGATTGTGCGTGAGAATTGGGCGGGCGTCAAGGAAACTGTGGCGGATGTGTGCAACCTCCGTTTCCGCAAGGTGTTTGAGGGACAGATGCAGCGGAGGAAGAGCCTTCACGAGCCCGTGACTGCTTAA
- a CDS encoding transcriptional activator of glycolytic enzymes domain-containing protein produces MTANLALSCSNNYSCPSKSPLALRTRKTRSTAPSARSSVPSVSAPNVLPGDPPGSEPYLRGVGLRPGRANRRISPKKSIVPIVRNKKDNDPKCADESETVVAVDVLDYLPMEVAKMVINMQQYYAAGVEELMGKLGSMSEEVRLARKENEELLEKLAGLSEDVVLEREESEEMRRRLDMHFVMLRQANKFMQSVRDGSLGGVEGVDVPTLVEEEEEEEEVSMRGLDMEVPPVPSVDREPVRSTGRKVPKRRAGGNYGLRRRGKRQTRMKKTSTAEKGVHFEGGSDAMDIHQAEEEAAPQERDDEDDEDDDHLKILAGAPRLQAMLRKSAWTAINHHPNNTDPNADYRPHSPSSASESSSSPSPRSPSPTPLPRRPQTPTITTPTKPSSSSPTKSPPSSSSSRPRYSTPRHTTLPRYASGPPSRPFRFHRMGRTVLDVWTEYKHGKKGNPAIEALERQYATGWRTGTLREIKYASNYVGVRQKVVSKVEEICAREGIEPEEACRRLDERVDGRMQMLITAVRKGEDPFEVIPKR; encoded by the coding sequence ATGACGGCGAATCTGGCCCTAAGCTGCTCAAACAACTACTCTTGCCCCTCAAAATCACCACTCGCTCTCCGAACTCGCAAAACCCGAAGTACCGCTCCTTCAGCCCGCAGCTCGGTGCCTTCGGTTTCGGCTCCGAACGTGCTTCCCGGAGACCCACCCGGCTCCGAGCCTTATTTGCGGGGCGTGGGTCTTCGTCCCGGCCGAGCAAACCGGCGCATTTCGCCCAAAAAGAGCATCGTCCCAATTGTTCGAAACAAAAAGGACAATGATCCAAAATGCGCGGACGAATCGGAGACTGTGGTGGCGGTGGACGTGCTGGATTATTTGCCGATGGAggtggccaagatggtgaTTAACATGCAGCAGTATTACGCGGCGGGGGTGGAGGAGCTGATGGGCAAGTTGGGCAGCATGAGTGAGGAAGTGAGGCTCGCGAGGAAGGAGAATGAAGAATTGTTGGAGAAGTTGGCGGGTTTGAGTGAGGATGTTGTGCTTgagagggaggagagtgAGGAGATGAGACGGAGGCTGGATATGCATTTTGTGATGCTGCGGCAGGCGAATAAGTTTATGCAGAGCGTGAGGGATGGGTCGTTGGGGGGTGTTGAGGGGGTGGATGTGCCGACACttgttgaggaggaggaagaagaggaagaggtttCGATGAGAGGGTTGGATATGGAGGTGCCGCCGGTGCCGAGTGTTGATAGGGAGCCAGTTAGGAGTACCGGGAGGAAGGTGCCGAAGAGGAGGGCGGGTGGGAATTATGggttgaggagaagggggaagaggcagacgagaatgaagaagactTCTACGGCGGAGAAAGGGGTGCATTTTGAAGGCGGGTCTGATGCCATGGATATTcatcaagcagaagaagaggctgctcCTCAGGAAagggatgacgaggacgatgaggatgacgaccATCTCAAGATATTAGCTGGTGCACCTCGGCTTCAAGCAATGCTACGCAAATCCGCTTGGACAGCAATCAACCACCACCCAAACAACACGGATCCAAACGCAGATTACCGCCCTCActcgccatcatccgcatcagaatcctcctcatcaccatcaccacggTCCCCATCCCCCACACCTCTCCCCCGCCGCCCTCAAACTCCCACCATTacaacaccaacaaaaccatcatcatcatcaccaacaaaatcaccaccatcatcatcatcctctcgCCCCCGCTACTCAACCCCCCGCCACACCACCCTTCCCCGCTACGCATCCGGCCCTCCCTCCCGCCCCTTCCGCTTCCACCGCATGGGCCGCACCGTGCTCGACGTCTGGACAGAATACAAGCACGGCAAGAAGGGCAACCCCGCGATAGAAGCTCTCGAAAGGCAGTACGCAACGGGCTGGCGCACGGGCACGCTGCGCGAGATCAAGTACGCGAGCAATTATGTTGGCGTGAGGCAAAAGGTCGTGAGTAAAGTGGAGGAGATTTGTGCGAGGGAGGGGATTGAGCCGGAGGAGGCGTGTAGGAGGCTGGATGAGAGGGTGGATGGGAGGATGCAGATGTTGATTACGGCGGTGAGGAAGGGGGAGGATCCGTTTGAGGTGATTCCGAAGAGGTGA
- a CDS encoding sugar transporter domain-containing protein: protein MAPAAARTADGISSPIDLASYPPFWRRKNGILLYFLLTSSLLASAALGIDGSMTNGMQVLPTWQDQFGHPEGSTLGFFGASSAIGGVIPFIFLGWISDRCGRRVPTALGSIVIIAGVLIEFFATSLNMYIGGKIVLGFGSSLIQMGAPVLVTELSHPKERVQITTFYNTSIVLGYVIGAWATYGCFRIPGSWSWRLPTLIQIIPSTYQLSLIFFCPESPRWLIAKGRMREARAILVKYHGECDPTAEVVSVECAEIERVLAKEAQQNMTWVAFFSSIPNLKRLSLCFATAVFSQSSGNLLVSNYLTQILKDTGVTSEKDITLVNGMVTLWQYIVAIAVTVCINKFKRRTFFLIGSGGVSLTFIAWTIGAEEYLERGSLAAGRLVLACIFIFQAFYTMAWTNLVVTYPLEIVTYQMRAKTWSFVLLTIQVATIFGNYVNPIALQNIGWKFYIYYCIWVAFIFIIVYFFFVETSGPTLEELAYLFDGDEKKKQLSVETRRQKDMEIRTQTESIGEKSVSGASV from the exons ATGGCTCCTGCTGCGGCACGTACGGCTGACGGTATTTCATCGCCAATTGACTTGGCATCGTATCCCCCGTTTTGGCGGCGCAAGAATGGCATCCTGCTGTATTTTCTACTCACGTCATCGCTGCTCGCCAGCGCTGCGCTCGGTATTGATGGG TCAATGACCAACGGAATGCAAGTTCTCCCGACATGGCAGGATCAATTCGGACATCCCGAAGGCTCAACCCTGGGCTTTTTCGGTGCATCGAGCGCCATTGGCGGTGTTATCCCATTCATCTTCCTTGGCTGGATCAGCGATAGATGCGGACGCCGGGTTCCGACGGCACTCGGCTCAATTGTCATCATCGCAGGCGTCCTGATCGAATTCTTCGCTACATCGCTCAACATGTATATCGGAGGCAAGATTGTGCTAGGTTTTGGCTCCTCACTGATCCAGATGGGCGCCCCGGTACTGGTGACGGAATTGAGCCATCCGAAAGAACGAGTTCAAATCACCACCTTTTACAATACGTCAATCGTGCTGGGATACGTCATTGGCGCATGGGCGACTTACGGCTGCTTCCGTATCCCTGGATCATGGTCATGGAGACTACCGACGCTGATTCAAATAATTCCTTCGACATACCAGCTCAGTCTCATATTCTTTTGTCCGGAATCGCCTCGATGGCTGATTGCCAAGGGTCGAATGAGAGAGGCACGCGCGATTCTGGTTAAATACCACGGTGAATGCGACCCAACCGCCGAGGTTGTCAGTGTTGAATGCGCAGAGATTGAACGGGTCCTTGCCAAAGAAGCGCAACAGAACATGACATGGGTGGcctttttctcatcaataCCCAATTTGAAGAGGCTATCACTTTGCTTCGCAACCGCCGTCTTCAGCCAGAGCTCGGGAAACCTACTCGTATCAAACTATCTGACACAAATCTTAAAAGATACTGGAGTTACGTCTGAAAAGGATATTACGCTTGTCAACGGCATGGTGACACTCTGGCAGTACATCGTGGCGATTGCCGTCACAGTCTGCATCAACAAGTTTAAACGACGCactttcttcctcatcggcTCTGGGGGTGTCTCGCTCACCTTTATTGCTTGGACGATTGGGGCTGAGGAATATCTTGAGCGTGGCTCTCTTGCTGCCGGCCGGTTGGTCCTTGcatgcatcttcatcttccaggcGTTTTATACCATGGCATGGACCAATCTGGTGGTAACATACCCCCTGGAGATAGTTACATACCAAATGAGGGCCAAGACGTGGTCCTTTGTCCTACTCACAATCCAGGTGGCTACCATTTTCGGGAACTACGTGAATCCGATTGCGTTGCAAAACATTGGGTGGAAGTTTTACATTTATTATTGCATCTGGGTGGCGTTTATTTTCATCATTGTatacttcttttttgtcgAAACCTCGGGACCGACTTTGGAAGAGCTGGCATATCTTTTCGACggggatgagaagaagaagcagctctcAGTCGAAACACGACGACAGAAAGATATGGAGATTCGTACGCAGACGGAATCGATTGGAGAGAAATCAGTTTCCGGTGCGTCTGTATAA
- a CDS encoding phosphoribosyl transferase domain-containing protein: protein MVEKLYVTYNDVHKLCQQAATKILDDFKPQLIIAIGGGGYVPARILRSFLKRPGSPNIPIQAIGLSLYESLGDDTQVEEIGTKVTRTQWLDLTALGEMANLVGKRVLIVDEVDDTRTTLEYAVKELEKDVELARQRIGPDAPKAEFSIFVLHNKNKDKKGQLPEDMVNNRYLAAVTCGDEWINYPWEAIDIDEHDRLAALKK, encoded by the exons ATGGTTGAGAAGCTCTACGTTACCTACAACGACGTCCACAAGCTGTGCCAGCAGGCCGCTACCAAGATCCTCGATGACTTCAAGCCgcagctcatcatcgccatcggcggcggcggctacGTGCCCGCGCGAATCCTCCGCTCGTTCCTCAAGCGCCCCGGCTCCCCCAACATCCCCATCCAGGCCATCGGCCTCTCCCTGTACGAGTCCCTGGGCGACGACACCCAGGTCGAGGAGATTGGCACAAAGGTCACCCGCACCCAGTGGCTCGACCTCACCGCTCTGGGCGAGATGGCGAACCTCGTCGGCAAGCGAGTCCTGATTGTTGACGAGGTCGACGACACCCGGACGACGCTCGAGTATGCCGtcaaggagcttgagaaggACGTCGAGCTTGCCCGCCAGAGGATCGGACCTGATGCTCCCAAGGCCGAGTTTAGCATCTTTGTTCTCCAC aacaagaacaaggacaagaagggcCAGCTGCCCGAGGACATGGTCAACAACCGATACCTGGCTGCCGTCACCTGCGGCGATGAGTGGATCAACTATCCCTGGGAGGCCATCGACATCGATGAGCACGACCGCCTTGCCGCCCTGAAGAAATAG